Genomic DNA from Planctomycetota bacterium:
CCCTTTTTATCTTCCAAGTCAATGTTAAATGGAGCGGCTGCCAGGGATTGGCCGGCATCCTGCATCTCTTTTATATTAAGCCGGTATTCCATAGGGATTTCATTTAAACCTTTGACGATATCGCTGGAAGCGGCGGAAGATGACGCGGGCTGCTGAGCGGAAGAATCCTTGAATATTATAGTGGTCATTCCGACCTGGATTTCGTCGTTATTTTTCAAGGCCGCAGTGGTGACATTTTTCTTGTTGAGAATTGTGCCGTTGGAGCTGTGTAAGTCGGTAAGGACATACTGTTCGCCGTCTTTTTTGATTTCACAATGTTGGCGCGAAGCCAGTCCGTCCGGGATTTCCAGGTCATTACCCATTATCCCGCGGCCCAGGACCAAGCGGGGCTTGGTGATGATGAATTCCTTTATCACCTTATCGTTCTTTTTTAGTATTAGAGATGGCATGGAGAAATTATATATTATGGTGTTTCACAAGTCAATTAATGTTTGACAAATATAGCGTCGTTGGCTATAAAAAAGGCATGGTGAAAATATTAGCGCCGATTGTATATGCTATTTTTGGATTTTTCCTAATCGGATGTTCTATTTCTTATCGTGATAAAACGCCTAAGCAGAATTTATCTGAGATAGAGATAAAGAAAAGCACAATGGTTTCTTTTAAAAAGGTAAAAACCGCTGATAACACGATTATCGGTTACCTGGAGGAAACGGAAAATACTGTCGCCAGCCCCAATTCGCCAAGTGGCCGGGAATCAATAAAAATATTTTATGTTTATGATAAGGATTTTAATAAAATCGGTTTTATGACCGGACAGGGGGCGGTTTCAGTATATCAATATACGGCTAAAGGCACTATCACCAAGGTGGTTACCGGCATGATTTATACTGTTGAAACAGGCAACAGGAGTCTTTTATCATACGGCGGTGCTATTTACTATGAAGATTTTGAGCCGGCGCCGATTTGGCATGACAAGCGATGACCCCGTCATTCGACGGGATAACTGGCTGTAATTCCGATAGCCATCGGGACTAACAGCCAGTAACCGGAATTATTTCCCAATAATCTGGCGGGCAATGACCAGCCGTTGGATTTCAGATGTGCCTTCGCCTATCTCGCAGAGTTTGGCATCGCGATAGAAACGCTCCACTTCGTACTCTGTAGTATAACCATAGCCGCCCAATATTTGGATGGCATTTTTGGTTGCCCGCATGGCCACTTCTGAGGCATAGAGTTTTGCCATAGATGATTCTTTGACAAATGGAAGTCCGTGAGCGGCTTTTTGGGCCGCGTCATAAACCAGAAATCTGGCCGCGGTTATTTCAGTTTCCATGTCAGCTATCATGTTCTGGATGGCCTGGAATTTGGCAATGGGCTGTCCGAATTGTTTTCTCTCTTTGGCATAGACGATGGCCCGGTCAAACGCGCCCTGAGCCAATCCCAAAGCCAGCGCGCCGATGGAAATCCGGCCTTCCTCAAGAGTGCGCATCATATATTTAAACCCTTCACCTGGGCTACCCAGGAGGTTTTCTGCCGGGATCAGGCAATCTTCGAATACCAGTTCACCCGTGTCAGAGGCGCGTAATCCCAGTTTGTCCTCGGGTTTGGTATTGGAGAACCCTTTAAATCCGCGCTCTACGATAAAAAGAGATATTTCGTTGTCCAGTTTGGCCGCCACTACAAAGGTATGGCCGACATTGGCATTGGTAATAAGCATTTTAGCGCCGTTCAAGATAAAACCCTGTTTGGTTTGTGTCGCGGTAGTTTTAATGCCGTGGACATCCGAACCGGCTTCAGGCTCAGTCAGCCCCATGCCGCCGATCTTTTCGCCCTTGGCCAAAGGAATAAGATATTTCTTCTTCTGTTCTTCATTGCCGAAGAGATAAATGGGGTTTGAGCCCAGAGAGGTGTGGGCGGCCAGGGTTATGGAGGTCGAGCCGCAGGCCCGGGCTAATTCCTCAACGGCAATGATATAGCTTAATTTATCAGCGCCGGCGCCGCCGTATTTTTCCGGGAACGGAATGCCCATTAGGGAAAGTTCGGCCATCTTGCGGATATTGTCCCAGGGGAATTCCTTGGACTGGTCATATTTCTTTGCCCGGGGCGCGACCAATTCGACGGCGAAATCTCGAACCGTCTGCTGTATCAATTTATGCTCTTCAGTCAGGTTAAACATATTTGTTTAAGGGTAAATTTTATATAACATTCTGGGGAAGGGGATGCATTCCCGGATGTGTTCCCGGCCGCATATCCAGGCCACGGTCCGCTCCACGCCTAGGCCAAAACCGCCGTGCGGAACGGAACCGTATCTTCGCAAATCCAGGTACCATTCATAAGCCGCTTTGGGCAGTTTATGTTCGGCGATTTTCCGCTCCAAAATCTCAAGGTTGTCTTCACGCTGGCCGCCGCCGATAATCTCGCCGTAACCTTCCGGCGCAATCATATCCGCGCACAGGGCCAAATCCGGATTATCCGGGTCCGCTTTCATATAAAAGGCCTTGACGGCCATCGGGAATCTATGGATTAGTACCGGTTTATCAAAACGCGTTCCGATAAACTCCTCTTCAGGAGCCCCCAGGTCATTGCCTTTCTTGAACGGATGATTTTCCTTTTCAAACCGGGATACCATTTCATTATATGAGATACGGGGGAATGGCGCGATAATCTTTTCCAATACCTTGGTGTCTCTTTCTAATATTTTCAGTTGCTCCTGGCATTTTTCTAAGACGCGTTGGACAATAAAACAGGTTAACCCTTCTGATAAATCCATAACATCGTCCAGTGTGGCATAGGCGATTTCCGGTTCCACCATCCAGAATTCCATAAGATGTTTGCGGGTCTTGGATTTCTCCGCCCTGAAAGTTGGGCCAAAGCAATAGACCCGGCCCAGGGCCATGGCGGTTGCCTCATTGTAGAGCTGGCCGCTTTGTGAAAGATAGGCCTTGTCATCAAAGTAGTTTACCTCAAACAGGGTAGTGGTTCCTTCGCAGGCTGAGGGGGTAAGGATTGGGGTGTCAACCAGGATAAACCCTCGGTCATCAAAGAAATCGCGGATGGCCTTGATAATCTGGGCTCGGCACTGGAGAAGCGCAGCCTGCTTGCGTGAACGCAGCCAGAGATGACGTTGCTCCATCAAGAATCCCACGCCGTGTGCCTGTAGTGCAATCGGGTAGGCCTGGGCAATATGGATTATTTTTACCTCGGATAGGGTAAGTTCCACCCCGCCCGGAGCCCGCTTATCCTCGCGCACTGTGCCAACGATGATGAGCGAGGACTCCTGTGTAATTTTTTCCGCTTCTTTAAATCGTTCTTGTTCGATATCTTTTTCTGATGCAACAGCCTGGACAATGCCGGTGCCGTCGCGCACCTGTAAGAAGAGGATTTTACCGCTGGAGCGCAGGTTATACAGCCAGCCTTTGATGGTAACTGATTGGCCGATCAGGTTCTTTAATTCTGAAATATACGCCATAGAGATGAATATAAATTATAAATTTACTAAAAGGTCAAGAGAAATGAATCATTTTATCGGCATTATTCAGGGAGCGACAGGAAATATTTATTGACAGCGCCGAATTTGTTTGATACTGTTGCGATTACAGGAGAATTGAGTATGACACAAAAGACGATATATTTAGATAACTCGGCAACTACCCGGGTGCGGCCGGAAGTAATTGAAGCAATGAGGCCGTATCTTGACGAATTCTATGCCAATCCCTCAAGCTTGCACCAGAAGGGGCGTGAAGCGCGGCTATCAATAGAAAAAGCCCGTGAACAAGTTGCAGATTTACTTGGCGCTGATCCCAAGGAAATTATTTTTACCAGCGGCGGAACCGAATCGGATAATTTAGCCGTTTTTGGCACGGCATATGCTAATCGCTCTAAAGGCAATCATATTATTACCTCGCAGATAGAGCATCATGCGGTTTTGAATTCCTGCCACCAACTGGAAAAGCAGGGATTTGCCGTTACTTACTTGCCTGTTGATGGCCAAGGCACGGTACTCGTAAAGGAATTAGAAAAGGCTATTAGGAAGGAAACCATTCTTGTCACGATAATGCACTCCAATAATGAAGTCGGGACGATACAGCCGTTGGATGAAATTTCCCGGCTATGCGTTTCTCAAGGAGTGTTTCTGCATACTGATGCGGTTCAATCCGTTGGCAAAATTAGGTTCAATCTTCAGAAGAGCAATATAAATCTTTTATCGCTTACCGCCCATAAGTTCTACGGCCCCAAGGGGGTGGGTGTCTTATATGTCCGTAAAGGGGCAAGAATTAGTCCGCTTCAGGTTGGCGGTCATCATGAATTCCGCAAAAGAGCCGGTACCGAAAATACGCCCGGTATTATCGGGCTGTCAAAAGCCATGGAATTGGTTTATAAGGAAATGGATACAACCAATAAACGGATGATAGAATTGAGAAACAGATTGAAGGATGGGCTTTCTGATAAAGTTGATGAAATTAAAGTTAACGGTAATTTGGAAAAAGGATTGCCTCATATCTTAAATGTGTCTTTTAAGTATGTAGAGGGCGAGTCAATCTTGCTTAATCTGGATGGTTCGGGGATTTGTGTTTCCTCAGGTTCGGCCTGCACTTCAGAAAGCTTAGAGCCCTCTCACGTGCTTGCGGCGATGGGCGTGCCGGTAGAAATAGCGCACGGTTCTATCAGGTTTTCCCTGGGCAGGGAAACCACAAAGGAAGAGATAGATTTTACGACAGGGACAGTAGCGAAAGTGATAAAGAGGTTACGAGAGATGTCGCCGCTGTATAAAAAGCAGAGGACATAATAACAGATGGTTTATGATATTATAATAGTTGGCGGAGGTCCGGCTGGTTTGACCGCGGGAATCTATGCTACTAGGGCGTTAATGAAGACTTTGCTTATGGAGAGAATAGCGCCAGGCGGCCTAGTCATCACTACCGAAAAAGTGGAAAATTTCCCGGGTTTTGCTGAGGGGGTTAATGGTTACGAGTTGATGGAACAGATGATAAAGCAGGCTGGTAAATTCGGATTGGAGACAATATCGGAAGAAGTGATAAGCATTAGCCAAAAAGATAATATTTTTTATATCAAGACGGCATCACGGGAATATCAGGCGTTAAGCGTGATTATTGCCAGCGGAACGATTTATCGCAATTTGGGCGTGGAGAAGGAGCAGGCATTCATAGGACGTGGGATTTCATATTGTGCCACATGCGATGCTCCTTTATTCAGGAATAAAGAGGTGGTGGTGGTGGGTGGCGGCGATGCAGCGATTGAGGAATCGTTATTTTTGACCAAGTTTGTCAGTAAGGTTTACTTGGTTCATCGCAGGGATAAATTACGAGCCAGTGCCATTTTGCAGGAACGGACTAAACAGAATCCCAAAATAGAATTTATCTGGAATTCCGTAATTAGCAGGATATACGGGAATGATAAGATAGGGAAAGTTACTATAAAAAATGTTTTTGATAACAGTGAACGTGAGTTAAATATTGACGGAATATTTGTATTTATCGGTTTTGTGCCGAACACTGGCTTCCTTGATAGTTTTGTAGAACTAGATAAAGAAGGATATGTGGTTACAGATTCTGGGATGAAGACCTCCCGTGAAGGAATGTTTGCCGCCGGAGATGTGCGCAGTAACACACTCAGGCAGATCATTACCGCTTGTGGCGATGGGGCTCGAGCTGCGATTTCAGCGCAACACTTTGTTGAGAACCTTAAAGCCACCAGATACAAGTCCTGATATTGTATGCATCAAGCTCTGTATTTTGAGCAATTAGACACCAAAAAAGTCAGGTGTCAACTCTGTCCTCATAATTGTATTATATCTGACGGTAAAATCGGTATCTGCAGGCAACGAAGGAATGTAGGTGGTATTTTATATTCCCTGAATTATGGTGGGGTAGTTTCCGTCAACCTTGACCCGATGGAAAAGAAGCCGCTATATCATTTTTATCCCGGAGAAAAAATCTTGTCTATTGGAACGAATGGATGTAATTTGAGTTGCCAATTCTGCCAAAACTGGTCAATATCACAGGAAGATAGTTTGGCTATAAATACATCCCCGGATGAAATAATAAAATTAGCCAAGCGTTATAAGACGAAATTTATTGCTTACACCTACAATGAACCTTTTATCTGGTATGAATATGTTCTGGATACGGCAAAGCTAGCGAAATCAAAGGGGTTGATAAATGTTTTGGTAACTAATGGTTATGTTAATCCGGGGCCGCTAAATGAAATACTGCCTTATATTTCAGCGATGAATATAGACATAAAGAGCATTAAAGATGATTTTTATCGCAAATTATGCAAGGCAAAATTAGGACCGGTGTTGGAAAGTGCTAAAGCAGCCCGGGGAAAAGTCCACGTTGAAATTACCAATTTGGTTATTACAGGTGAGAATGATAAGGCAGATGAATTGGATGGCGCCTCCAAATGGATTGCGGATAATTTAGGCCGTGATACACCGCTGCACTTTTCGGCCTATTTCCCGTCATATAAATTAGATAATCCAACTACTACTACTGAAACGCTTCTTAAGGCATACCAAATCGCCAGAAAATATCTATATTTCGTGTACCTCGGTAATGTAACGGGAATTGAAAAGGGACGAGATACAGTTTGCTACAAATGTGATAATAAATTAGTGGAAAGAACAGGATATCAGATACGAATATCAGGATTAACGTCTAGTGGACAGTGTAGCCAATGTGGTAACAGGAATAATATAAAATTATCAAGTGATTGATTAAATGGGGCGTTTTACATGGCGCCGTTTCACTAACCGATAGCCGATTAGTAATAATCCCGCACCGATAACCAATATTAATACAGGGTATCTGATGGTATAAATTATAGGTGTTAATGCGAGGCGAACTGCCGACGCCTGTAACGGGGTATCTTTAAGATGATTAGCAATAGGCGGGCTTACCCGATAGTACCAATTAACGAATTTACTTCCTAATTTATTAGTCAGAAGATATCTATCCCTAAAATTCCTTAGGGTAACGACGTTAGGATGCATTGGATTTCCATATACGGCGGTAGCAATAAAGCAACTTTGCCTGAAGGCATTAGGGTCAAAATAAGCCAGAGAACTGCTGCCGGCAACTATGCCGTCGCCTTCGTTATAGGTGTCGTTTCCGGGCGGCGTCGGTAGTGATTGATTTGAAAAGCCACCCGACAGGTCAGCGCTGATTCTGGTAACAAAGATATCGCCAAAGCCGTTATAGGAAGTGTCATAAGCAATACTTGTTCCGGTTGTCGGCCAGGTTGGATAGGCCCCATCGCCGGCGATGCCTACAAATATCATATTACCGGCATTATCAGGTCTTATGCAGTATGCCGTATCCAAATATTGCCCGCCGACCATTGTAGAGGCGTTGAGGATAGAAAGTGTTTCGTTAAATGAACAGACAAATACATCGCCGGCTCCGCCGGTATTGGTGATTGAAAAAGCATCTGATGTAGTAGGAAAGTCGGATGAATTGGTTTGTCCGCAGATGTAAATTTTATTGTTATTACCGCCGGTGCTGATAGAGTATGCCGTTTCGGAATTTACTCCGCCAATCCAAGTGGATTGAAGAAGTTGGGTAAGATTAGCGGTAAGTCTTGAGACGAAAACATCTTGAGCGCCAAGGCCCGGTTGGGTGGCGCCGTAAGGATTCCATGACTGGTAAGGATCGGGAGGGGTGCCAAAACTTGTGGTCGGGAAAAGCGGCGAACCGGTTATTCCGGTAACATAGACGGTTTGTTCGCCGGCTATCGGAGCGCCTAATGTAATGCCATAGCCGATTTCCTGGCCAACACGCCCCAGATAAGTAGAGGAACGGAGTGTCCTCAAGTCATTGGTAAAACGGGATATAAAAGCATCTGAGGCGCCACTCGTGTCAATTGCTATGTCGTAGGCAGATGTTAATGTTCCTTCGCCTAAGGTGGGGAAGGGGGGGCTGCCCGCAGTGGTAAAGCCGGTAATATAAACATTGCCGAGTTCATCAAGGGCAATGGCATTTCCAATATCATTGCCCGGTATCGTCGGAGAAGCGGGCGCTCCGCCTATAAATAGGCTCGCAAAATAGAATTCTCCCTGTCGTCCGGTAAATCCTGAAAGGTTATTGTTAAACTTGGCAACAAAGACGTCATTACCGCCGTTATAATTGATACTGGAAGAGCCGCTTGGATAATTTATTGAAACGTTTGTCGGGAAGGTATCGCTGTCGGTATATCCAACGACAAAGACATTATTCGAATCGTCTACAACAATGCCGGTGGCAGCATCGGCTGTTACGCTGCCTTGGGCTGTACCGCCCAGATACGTTGAAGCCAGTAGGGCGTTCAAGGAATTGCTGAGCTTGGCCACAAAGGCATCATTTGGATTTACTTGTTGCCCCTGGACCGATGGTCCGTTATAAGAGGTGTCAAAGGCCGAAGGGGTAAATGGGCCGTTTGGCAGTATTATGGATGGTCTGTCGGTGGCGGTGGGGAATCCCGGTCCGGCAAAACCGCACACAAATACATTTCCTTGTCCGTCTAGTGTAATACCATAGGCACCATCAGAATTTGCGCTTCCGATAAAGGTGGAGGCCAGCAACGTGGTTAAGGTGGGGTTGAGCTTGCAGACTACGATATCATTGCTTCCGACATATACGGAGTTATAAGGAAGCGGGATATCAGGAGGAATTGGGGCAGTCGGGAAGTTATTGCTCCAAACAAATGTCCAGGGCGGAATGTAAACAAAAGAACCGGTTCCGAGTGTATATCCGGCGACAAATACGTTTCCGTTGGTTGGGTCAATAACTACTCCCCGCGCATAATCGGTGCCGAATCCGCCGATAAAGGTCGATGACAAAAGCGGGTCGATAATCAGGGGTAGCGTTTTATCATAATTACCTACCACAAAGCCATAAGTGGTTTTATTAATCAACCTGTAAGCGACCTCGACCGGTTTCCTTTCCCCGTTTACTTCTTGATAGGCGATCGGGTGGGTAAATCCGACGCTTCTTTTACCGGCCTTTAATTCAAGCTCTCCTGCCTGATTCAGTGATAATTCTTCTGCGCCGGCCACAGAGAATTCTATGGATTCTGGTGTGCCGTCAGGAGTGATGATAAACAGTTTTTCTATATTCTTGGAGTTTGCCTTCAGGTTTAAGGTAATGCCTTTCCAGACTTCGCCCAAGGTAATAAGGTTGTATGACGGTATGTTACTGCGCCAGTTTTTCGGGTCATCGCCCAGGAAATAATTAACCGCGGTGGGCGAGTTTTCCAGGGCTTTTACTTGCGCTGTTTTATCTGTCAGCGGCGTTTCCTTCAGCGAAAATGTATAATGCCCTGAAAATGAGCCGTCCGGTAGGAGATAATCCTCAGCTCCAAAATAATCTTTTGGATTAACGATGGTATAAATTAATTCGCCCTTATCGGTAATAAAGACGGTGCCATTAATGGTCTGGATATAGAATTTGACTTCTTCAGATTTTATCTGGCCTTCATTCTTTATAAAAGGCACCTGCATACCGGAGAGCGATTCTCTTTGGTCTTTTAACAGGACGCTTTGATTTTCAGCGCCTAACTCTGAATAGTATGAGAAGATCGCCAATAACAAAATAATATATATGCTAAGTTTACTCATATACGCTCATTCCTCTTTTCTGAACTATTATACCCGCTTAAGCTTGAAAGGTTGCGTTACGTCTTAACTTAAGGGCTAATAACCATCCGGATAGCAACATTAGTATTATAACTGCGATTGCCGTTAAAACAGGATATCTTATAGTATATACTATCGGTGATAAGGCGGTTTTAACCAGGGATGCCTGAAATGGCGAATGTTTAAGATGTTCAGCAATAGGCGGGCTGATTTTATAGTACCACCTGACAAGGTGTCTTCCGGCGTGATTGGTCAAAAGACGGTTATCCCTGAATTTCTTTAATGTTAGAACGTTAGGATGAGTCGGGCTGCCGTAAACCGCTGTGGCGATAAAACATTGCCCGAGGGGCTTGGTGAAGGCATCAGGTCCGAACAACATCCCTCCGCTGCTCCCGCTGGTTAGTAAGGGGTCGACCTCTACGATAAATTGATATACCGGCGTCCAACTTACCCGGCCTGAACCATCCGACGCCACTATATACCAATAGTAAGATGTTTCATAGTTGACCGAAGGGACATAGGTTGAATCCGGTCCGGTATAAATCAGAGTTAACGGGTAAGCGTCAGTTGAGAGATAAACCCAGTAGGTTATCGTTCCCAGGGCATTTGAAGGCGCTAACCATTGTAATATCGGCGGGTTCGCTACGTTAGGGGATAGGTTAAGCGGAAAACTAATAATCGGTTCAGCCAAGGCAGATGTGGTTGCTGCCGTGCCACTCCGCAAATTAGGTGTTATCCGGCAGACAAAAATATCGCCGGCGGCTGTATAGGCGCTTCCGTTATAAGGGGTAGTAATGGGATTGGAAAGCGGGAAGTCGGAAGAGGTGGTAACGGCTGTCACCAGCATATTGCCTGAATTATCGGCTGTTATTCCGGCCCTGCCCGGGACGGTCGTGCCGGATTCTGCGCCGGAGCCTCCCAGGTAAGTGGAAGCCACCAGGATAAGCTCACTATCCAGGCGGGCGACAAAGATATCCGATGTCCCTCCGATTGTGTTATCAACCGGAAGCGGATTGGCCGGATAAATGGGGAAGTTCAGGGATGCGGTGTAGCCGGTCAAGTAAATCTGCCCGGCAAAAGGCGCCACCGCAATAGACCAGCCGATGTCCGAACCGCTGCCTCCCATGTATCTCGAACCGATAATATTCAGTGACGGACTTAATTTAGTGACAAAGGCGTCTATTACTCCGACAAAGATCGTGCTGCCGCCGGTAAAGCTAATAGGAAAATTCAAGGAATTCGTCTCGCCGGTTATATGGATATTATTGGCCCGGCCTACCGCAATACCATAGCCGACGTCGTATAGCGTCCCTCCGAATCTGGTGGAATACAAAGTAGACGTCAGGCTGTTAGTGAACTTGGTGACGAATACGTCAGACGAGCCAATCTGAGCCACCAGGGGCACGGTCGGGAAATCAGGTGAAAGAGTCCCGCCGGTGACTATCACATTATCGGCAGAATCAGTAGCTATCCCGAAGCAGATATCGGCCTGCGAACCGCCCAGGAAGGTGGAAGCAAACCCGGCGGTCGTAAGGTTGTTATTGAATCTGGCCACAAAGCCTTCCTGAGTGCCGCCGCCATAAGTGGTATATGGACCGCCTACTGCCGGGAAATTAGAACTCGTGGTCAGGCCGCAGACAAAAACGTTATTATTCCTGTCCGTGGCTATCCCGTAACCTCGGTCATCGCCTGTTCCGCCTAAGAACGTAAAGGCAAATCCGGCTGAGGTCAGGTTATTATTCAATTTTGCCACAAAGGCATCCCAACCGCTAGCACCAGAACCATTGAAAGTGGTATCATAAGCGCCGGCTGTGGCCGGGGACCCGGGGGTTGCTGTGCTTGTGCCTACCGCGCCGGTAACAAAGACATTGCCTGAACTGTCAATCGTAAGGGCATATCCGTATTCAGACCTGAATGATTGAGAGCCTATAAAGGTTGATGCCAGAAGAGCCGAGATGTCGCTATTAAATTTGGAAACGAACGCATCAGTGGCAAAGGTATAAGATGCCTGGTAAACGCCGGCTGTGGTCGGATAACCCGATCCGGTATAACCCACGATAAAAACATTGCCTGCGGTATCTTTGGCAATGCCGTTGCTTACATCGGCCGAAGTGCCGCCGATATAAGTGGAAGCCAACAGCGGGTCAATAATCAGGGGAATTGTCTTGTCGTAATTACCCACGATAAAACCGTAAGTAGTTTTATTAATCAGTCTGTAAGACACCTCGACCGGCTTTTTTTCATTGGCTGTTTCCTGGTAGGCAAACGGCCGGGTGAAGTTTATCACCCCTTTGAGTGTTTTTATCTCCAACTCACCTGATTCGTTCAATGAGATCTGTTCTGCGCCATCCAGGGATATCTTGATGGATTCCGGATTGCCAGCCGGGCTGATAATGAAAAGTTTTTCTATATTCTTGGGGTTCGCTTTAAGGTTAACCGTAACGCCTTTCCACGCCTCGCCTAAAGAAATTAGGTTATAGGTGGGGATGTTATCGCGCGAGTTTTTTGGGGAATCAATTATGATATAGTTCACGTAGGTCTGGGCGCGGCTTAATCCCCGGACATTAATGCCTGATTTGTCAGGATTGGTGACGAATGTTTCTCTGATAGTTTCAGATACATACTGGGCCGGCGAAGCCTCGGCGAAATCCAGATTATTCCGGGACAGAAGAATATCATTCTCAAAGCAAGCCGTTATGGCATCGGCTCCGATGTAATCCTTGGGGTAGAGGACGCGGTAAACCAAATCGCCCTTGTCGGTGATGAAAACCGTGCCGTTGAAGAGTTTGGTGTAAAATCTGACGTCATCCGACGCGATCTGTCCTTCATTCTGGATAAAAGGGATTTGGAGAGACGAGGCTTCTTTCCTGATGTTAATATCAGAATCCGATGCCGGGCTCTCCGCGTAGATAGAGGCGCCGGCCAAGATAATTATCGTCAGCAGTAACAAGGATAAACTCTGCCTCATAATAACTTATACCCTTTCGGGTTATCAAAGTTGCACGCATATTTATATGCATAGATAGTAGGCGGTGTCAAGGAAAACAAAATATATTTTAGCCGAAATAAGCCGGAAATACGGCGTTTTCAGTCGGCCGGCCGGCGCCGGAATTTCATCATATTTCCTGAAATATATTCAAGATAAACGAACTAAAAGCCGATATAGTATAATCCACAATAATCCTAGATTTATAGTATGAAACTAACCAGGTTAACCTTAGAGGGCTTCAAAT
This window encodes:
- a CDS encoding SBBP repeat-containing protein, whose protein sequence is MRQSLSLLLLTIIILAGASIYAESPASDSDINIRKEASSLQIPFIQNEGQIASDDVRFYTKLFNGTVFITDKGDLVYRVLYPKDYIGADAITACFENDILLSRNNLDFAEASPAQYVSETIRETFVTNPDKSGINVRGLSRAQTYVNYIIIDSPKNSRDNIPTYNLISLGEAWKGVTVNLKANPKNIEKLFIISPAGNPESIKISLDGAEQISLNESGELEIKTLKGVINFTRPFAYQETANEKKPVEVSYRLINKTTYGFIVGNYDKTIPLIIDPLLASTYIGGTSADVSNGIAKDTAGNVFIVGYTGSGYPTTAGVYQASYTFATDAFVSKFNSDISALLASTFIGSQSFRSEYGYALTIDSSGNVFVTGAVGTSTATPGSPATAGAYDTTFNGSGASGWDAFVAKLNNNLTSAGFAFTFLGGTGDDRGYGIATDRNNNVFVCGLTTSSNFPAVGGPYTTYGGGTQEGFVARFNNNLTTAGFASTFLGGSQADICFGIATDSADNVIVTGGTLSPDFPTVPLVAQIGSSDVFVTKFTNSLTSTLYSTRFGGTLYDVGYGIAVGRANNIHITGETNSLNFPISFTGGSTIFVGVIDAFVTKLSPSLNIIGSRYMGGSGSDIGWSIAVAPFAGQIYLTGYTASLNFPIYPANPLPVDNTIGGTSDIFVARLDSELILVASTYLGGSGAESGTTVPGRAGITADNSGNMLVTAVTTSSDFPLSNPITTPYNGSAYTAAGDIFVCRITPNLRSGTAATTSALAEPIISFPLNLSPNVANPPILQWLAPSNALGTITYWVYLSTDAYPLTLIYTGPDSTYVPSVNYETSYYWYIVASDGSGRVSWTPVYQFIVEVDPLLTSGSSGGMLFGPDAFTKPLGQCFIATAVYGSPTHPNVLTLKKFRDNRLLTNHAGRHLVRWYYKISPPIAEHLKHSPFQASLVKTALSPIVYTIRYPVLTAIAVIILMLLSGWLLALKLRRNATFQA